The sequence below is a genomic window from Halolamina litorea.
CGCGGAAGAACGCGCCGTCACAGGTCGCACACGTCGAGAGCCCGTAGCCCATCAGTTCGTCCTCGCCGGGGACGCCGAGCGTCCGCGCGGAGGCGCCGGAGGCGGCGATGAAGGCGTCGCAGGTGTAGACGGTGCCGTCGCGCATCTCGACGCGGAACGGCGGCGCGGCGGTGTCGTCGTCGCTCTCGCCGAGGCCGGTCACGTCGGCGACGATGCCGTGGTCGGTCTCGGCGCCGAAGCGCTTGGCCTGCTCTTTCATGTTGTTGACCAACTCCGGACCGGAGATGCCCTCGGGGAAGCCCGGGTAGTTGTCGACTTCGGTGGTGAGGGTAAGCTGACCGCCCGGCTCGTCGCCCTCGAACACCAGCGGCTCGTTGTTCGACCGCCCGGCGTAGATGGCCGCGGTGAGCCCGGCGATACCCGTCCCGGCGACGATCAGGCGACGGTGCTCGACCGCCTCCTCGACGTGTTGAGTCATGGATCAGGCTACGGTACTGTCGGGTATGTACGTTATGCTGTTGGTGTACCGTGCGTGCAAGACCGTGGCCGCGAGGGGCCGGCGCTCCGACAGCCTTACCGACCGAGCGCCGGACCTCGGAGTATGCCCGCCGACCTGGAGGAGAAGACCGACCGCTACGGCGAGATGTTGGCCGACGCCCTCGAGGCCGCCGAACCGGCGGCGCCGCCGGGGACGCCGCTGGGCGAGGCTGCCGCCGAGACCTACGAGATGGCCGACTCCTACCTCGACGACGGCCGGCACTTCCGCGCGGCCGACGACCCGGTGAACGCGCTGGCCTCGTTCTCCTACGGCTACGGCTGGCTCGACGCGGGCGTTCGGTTCGGGCTGTTCGAGGTTCCCGCGGACACGGAGCTGTTCACGACCGACACCCAGCAGTAGGCTACGACCGGGCGTCGTCGATCATCTGGGCGAGCCGATCGTCGTAGAACGCCGCCTCGGCGTCTGAGAACGCCCCGATTTCGAGCATGCCGGCGACCGGCGCCACCAGACTCTCGACACGGTAGAGCGACTCGACGCGGCCGAACCCCTCCGGAAAGGGTCGTACCGACCGATAGCCGTCGTAGAACGACTCCCGAACCGACCACTCCGTCACGGGGTCGTGCATCCACGAGGCGTTCACGGCCTTCACCAGGTCCCGGGCGTCGTGGCCGGCGTAGGCTCGGTCGAAGTCGATCACGCCGGTCAGCTCGTCGCCCTCGAACAGGACGTTGTCCGGGCTGAAGTCGTCGTGACAGAGCACCGGCTCGAAGTCGGTCGGTATTCGGTCGCCCGCGTCCTCGAACAGCGCCGCGATCGCGTCGACGGCGTCGAATCCTGCCTCACGGAGTGTGTCGAGGTTGTCCTTGAGTTCAGCGAGCAGCCACGCTCGGTGATCCGACTCGAACACCGGGTCGACCACCGGCTCGTCGCTCTCGAACCGGAGTCGCCCGGGAACGTCGAAATCGGGGCCGTAGGCGTGGATCCGCGCGAGTTCGCGGCCGGCCGCTCGCATCCGTGCCGCCGAGATGTCCAGCTTCGCCGGCTCGCCCGGCAGTCGCTCGACGACGACGTACTCCCGTCCTGCGTGCGTTTCGACGCCGTCGCTCAGCACCTCGGGCACCGGAACCGGGGTGTCGCGGAACAGCCGGTAGCAGCTCGTCCCCAGTCTGAGGGAGTCGACGCCACCGCCCCGATCGGAGGCGAACTGGACGACGACTGCCCGTCCTGCCACGTCGACGAAGTAGGTTTCGTGGAGGCGCCCGACCTCGGCACGCTCGACGTGGTCCGGCGCGGCCCCGAACGTCCGCTCGGCGATCACCGTGACGGCTGGGTCCATGCTCAGTCGAACCGGTAGCTCGGGCCGTCGTCGCTGTCCTCGACTTCCACGCCGAGGGCTTCGAGACGGTCCCGGAGGTCGTCGGCGCGTTCGTAGTTGCCTGCCTCGCGTTCCTCCTCGCGGAGGTCGAGGACCAGTTCCACGAGGTCCTCGGCGATCTCGGCCTCGCCCTCGGTGGCATCGCCGAACTGGAGGCCGAAGACGCCCTCGCCGTACTCCTCGAAGAACTCGATCGCCTCCCGGAGCGCCCGGTAGTCGTAGGGGGCCCCGCTCTCGACGTGGCGGTTGATCGCGCCGGCGACTTCCAGCAGTTCGGCCATCGCCTCGCGGGCGTTGAGGTCGTCGTTCATCGCCGCCTCGAACTCGGTCCGGGCCGCCGCGAGCGTGTCACGGAACGCGGCGTCCTCGGTCTTGGTCAGGGCGTCGGCGCTGTCGGCGTGTTCGGTCGCGGTCTCGTAAGCCCGTTCGAGTCGCTCCCAGCGCCGGCGGGCCTCCTCGATGGTATCCTCGGTGTAGGCCTGCTGGGAGCGGTACTCCGCGGAGGCGTAGAACGTGCGCAGGACGTTCGGGCCGAACTCCCGGACGGCGTCGCCGACGGTGAAGAAGTTCCCCAACGAGGAGGACATCTTCTCGCTGCCGGCCTGCATGAAGCCGACGTGGAGCCAGTAGTTGGCGAACGGCTGGTCGGTCGCGGCCTCGCTCTGGGCGATCTCGTTCTCGTGGTGGGGGAAGACGAGGTCCTGCCCACCCATGTGGATGTCCAGCGTCTCGCCGAGGTGCGTCATCGACATCGCCGAGCACTCGACGTGCCAGCCCGGGCGGCCCTCGCCCCACGGCGACTCCCACGTCTCGCCCGTCGGGAGCGGCCCCTCGTGGTCGTGCTTCCGGTGTTCCTCGACCGCGTCGGCACCGACGCCGTCGGCCTTCCAGAGCGCGAAGTCCGCTGGGTTGCGCTTCTCTCCCCGCTCGTCGGGGTCGCCCTGCTCCTCGACCTCGTCGACCTCCTGGTTCGAGAGTTTGCCGTACTCCGGGAACGCGGTCACGTCGAAGTAGACCGAGCCGTTAGCCTCGTAGGCGTAGCCCTTCTCGACGAGCGTCTCGATCAGGTCGACGATCTCGGGGACGTGCTCGGAGACGCGGGGGTAGACCTCCGCGCGCAGGAGGTTCAGGTCGCGCATTCGTTGGAGCACCTCGTTGGTGTAGTGGCGGGCCACGTCGGCCTCGGTGTCCCAACCCTCACGCTCGCCGACGCGGGCGGTGATCTTCTCGTTCACGTCGGTGACGTTCTCGACGTGGCGCACGTCGTAGCCCTCGTGGGCCAGCCAGCGGTGGAGGATGTCGGCCTGCGCCCAGAGTCGGGCGTGGCCGAGGTGGGGGTCGTCCGAGACCGTCAGCCCGCAGACGTAGAGCAGGACCGAATCGCCGCTCGCTTCGAACGGTTCGCGCACACCCGAGAGGGTGTCGGTCAGCGAGAGAGTCATGGGCGAGCGTTCTCCGGCCGGCGGTTTGAAGCCGTCGGAAACGCCGCTCGCGGGTGCCTCGACGACTCAGACCGGAACCCGGTCGAGAGCGTTCTCGACCGCCCGGAGCGCCGCGACGCCGTCCCGGCGCGGAACGACGACGAGCAGGGTCCCGTCGGCGACGGCGGCGGCCTCGGTGTCGATGTCCTCGGCGTCGAGTCGGCCACAGACCGACGCGAGCGCAGCCACGTCGACCTCGCCGGCGGCGATTACGGCCGTCGACGACCCGGCGTCGGGGGCGACAGCGGCGCCGCCGACCGAGAGGAGCGGGTCGGCGTCGGCTTCAGCGCTGCCGGCCTCGACGAGGCCGACGCCGCTCTCCATCCGGACCCGAGCGTCGACATCGGCAGTCTCGAACGGCGGGAGGTCGTCGGCGAACCGCCGGAGCGCCGTGGCAACGGCGTCGGTCTCCCCGGCGCTGTCGTCCAGGAACTCGGCGGCGGCGGTGTAGTTAACAACGCCGGCCCGGAGCGCGTACAGGAGGAACGGCTGTTCGCGGACCGCCTCGCGGGTCGCTGCTGCGGTGGACATGCGCGAGAATCGCCGGGGGGACGGCAAAAGTCCATCCACCCACGGTCGTTCCGTCGGACCTACTGGGGGCGACCGGTCAGGCCAGCGCGAGCACGACCCCGACGACGGTGATCAGCGCCACGAAGGCGGCGGCGGCGACGACGACGGTGCTCCCGACGCTCACCGCGACGGCGGCCGCCGCCAGGAGCGCCACGCCGGCGAGCGAGAGCAGCGCCACCGTCTCGGCGTCGGGCGGTTCGCGTTGTTCGATCTGTGGGGTCCCGAGGTCGTCGTCCACGTCGATGCCGTAGCCCGACTCCCGCGAGGGCTCGACCCGGACCTCGACCGTCGCCGTCTCCGCGCCGTAGCCGACCGAAATCGTGAGCGTCCCCGTCACCGGCGTCTCGATCGAGCGGGTGTCCACGCGGAGGTGGCCGATCCCGTCGCCCCCGACGTACTGGCTCCCGTCCCGGAGTCGTGCCACCCGAGAGAGCGTCTCGTCCAACCTCACGTGTACGTGTGACCCGCCCCCGTGGTTCTCCACGGCCACGTCGAACGGCCCGTCGGCGACGAACGACGCCGGCGCGTCGATGTCGCGGGGGCGTTCACGGTTCAGGTGGACGGAGAGCGCCGACACGTTTGGCGGGTGAGTATCGAGGGGGCAAAAAGCTTCACCCCGAAGACCGGCCGTGAGGCGGGCGCTGCTCCCGATTTCGGGGTAACGCTTATGCTGACTGCGCCGAATGTTTGGTGTATGGGTGCAAGTAGCACACCGCCCGTCGTTCGCGACGAACCGTCCCGCAACCACGGTCCGGACCTCACGGCCGTCGGTACCGACCTCGTCATCTGTGACGGCGAGGCGATGACCTACGGGGCGTACCGACGGGACCGAGGGGAGTAGACTCCCCGGTTAGAAGGCGCCGCCGTCGAACGTCGTTTCTGCGTGAAGGTCCGTCTTGAGCGCGTCGTGGACCTTACAGAGTTCGAACGCGCGGTCGATGGCCGGCTGGGCGTCGGCCTCGCTCACGTCGGCCTCCGCGGAGATGTCGAACTGGATCGCCGCCAGCTTGTCGTCGTCGTTGAGGTCGCCGGTGATCGAGAGTTCGAGCTTCCCGAGGTCGCCCACGTCGCGCTGTTTGGCCCCGACGCGGAGCGCGGGGACGTAGCAGGCGCCGTAAGCGGCGAGCAGCGACTCCAGCGTGTCGGGGGCGGACTCCCCGCCGGGGTCGATGTCGACGGAGAAGTCGCCGATGTCTGTCGTGGACTCGTAGCCTTCCTCGGAGACGGTGGTGACCTGTTTGCTCATTTGCGAGCAGAAGTTGGGGTGGTCGGGGCCTAAATCTTGCTGCCCCGGCCCCGACGCGAACGGGGCAACCTACTCCGCGAGGGTGTAGGACTCGTCGCCGTCGAGGACGACGACCTCCGCGTCGCTCCCGGTCGCCTTGACCTCGCGGACGAAGTCGTCGGTCTCGATCTCGATCGGCGGGAACGTGTCGTAGTGCATCGGGAACGCGGTGTCCACGTCGAGCCAGTCGACCGCGATGGCGGCCTGTGCCGGCCCCATCGTGAAGTGGTCGCCGACCGGTACCGCGGCGGCGTCGGGTTCGAGGAACGGCCCGATCACGTCCTTCATCTCGGTGTGCAGCGAGGTGTCGCCGGCGTGGTAGAACGTGGTGGCGTCGGCGTCGGACTCCTGTGTCGGTTTCTTGTCGCTGATGACGAAGCCGGCGGGCATCCCCCCCGAGGCGCCGTAGCCCGTGTCGAGTCCGTTCGAGTGGTCGGCCCGGACCATCGTGACGAACGCGTCGCCGAGTTCGACGGTGCCGCCGAGGTTCATCCCGGTGGAGTCGTCGATGTCGTAGTTGTCCGCCAGATAGCCCGTGATCTCCGGCGTGGCGACGAAGTGGGTCCCCTCGAAGCGGTCAGCGTCGCCGATGTGGTCGGCGTGGCCGTGCGTGATCAGGACGTGGTCCGGGTCGACCTCCTCGGGGTCGATCTCCGTGAAGGGGTTGTCGAAGAACGGGTCGATCAGGAACTCGGTGTCGTCGACGGTAACCGTCCAGGTCGAGTGGCCGTGCCAGGTGACTTCGAAGGACATGCGACCGACAGTAGGGTCGGACCCATCCTGAATGTTGCCCCCGATGTGGTAATTCGCCACCGCCGATAGCTCGGCGTCGGCGTCGTCGCCGACGTGCGACATCCATAAGTCCCGAGAGCGGCGAGACCGGGTAATGGGAGTCCACCGACGAGCGGCCGAACTCACCGATGCCGGTGAGACGGTCGCCATCGCGACGGTTACCGAGGTCGAGGGGAGCGCTCCGCGCGAACCCGGGGCGACGATGCTGGTTCGGGAGAACGGGGACATCGAGGGCACCATCGGCGGGGGCACCGTCGAGGCGCTCACACAGGAGGCCGCACTCGAAGCGATCGAGGAACGCGAGCCACGGAACGAGCGCTGGGAGCTGACCCGCGACGGCAACACGGGGATGGTCTGTGGCGGCTCGATGTCGGTGTTCATCAACGTCTTCGTCGGCGCGCCGGAACTCATCGTCGCCGGCGCGGGCCACATCGCGGTGCCGCTCTCGCGGATGGCCGACGAGATGGGCTACGACGTGTCGGTCGTCGACGACCGCGAGGGGTACGCCGATCCGGAGCGGTTCCCCGAGGCGACCGTCTACACCGGCGACTACGACGAGGGCATCGCGGAGTTCGGCATCGGCTCGAACACCGCCGTCGCCATCGCCAGCCGGAGCGGCACGTTCGACCGTATCGCCGCCGCGGAGGCGCTGCAGCGGGGAGCCTACTACGTCGGCCTCGTCGCTTCTGACACGAAGGCCGATCACGTCCGCGAAGGGCTCCGTGAGGACGGCGTCGACGACGAGGCGATGGAGCGACTGCACGCCCCCGTCGGCATCGACGTCGGCGGCGGCGCACCCGAGGACGTGGCCCTCTCGATCTTGGCTCAGCTTAACCGCGTTCGGCACGGCCTACCGGCGACACCGGAAACCAGCGAATAGGAGGCTTAGGCGGGCCTAAAACCGAAGTTCCGAGGTCCGAACATTAAAGACCGTTCAGGACCGCTAATCAGGGTATGTCGACAGACAGCACCGATCCTGACGATACCCCATCCCTCGGCGGGGATGACGACGGCGGGTTCGACGACCCGTCACGCCGACAGGTAATCAAGGGCGCCATCGGGGGCACGCTGGTCGCCGCAAACGCGTACCTGTTCAACAACGTCCGGCAAGTCGCCGCCGACGACGGGAGCAGCGACCCCGGCCTACGGGAGCAGGTCACGGGTCAGGTCATGCTCAACGTCAACGGTCGCCAGCGGACGGCGACGATCGCCGACCAAGAGCGACTCACTGAAACGCTACGTAACCAACTCGGTCTCACCGGTTCGAAGTTCGGCTGTGACCGAGCGATGTGTGGTGCCTGTACCGTCGAGGTCGACGGCAACCCCGTGTACGGCTGCACCTACTTCACCC
It includes:
- a CDS encoding DUF357 domain-containing protein — its product is MPADLEEKTDRYGEMLADALEAAEPAAPPGTPLGEAAAETYEMADSYLDDGRHFRAADDPVNALASFSYGYGWLDAGVRFGLFEVPADTELFTTDTQQ
- a CDS encoding phosphotransferase enzyme family protein, whose product is MDPAVTVIAERTFGAAPDHVERAEVGRLHETYFVDVAGRAVVVQFASDRGGGVDSLRLGTSCYRLFRDTPVPVPEVLSDGVETHAGREYVVVERLPGEPAKLDISAARMRAAGRELARIHAYGPDFDVPGRLRFESDEPVVDPVFESDHRAWLLAELKDNLDTLREAGFDAVDAIAALFEDAGDRIPTDFEPVLCHDDFSPDNVLFEGDELTGVIDFDRAYAGHDARDLVKAVNASWMHDPVTEWSVRESFYDGYRSVRPFPEGFGRVESLYRVESLVAPVAGMLEIGAFSDAEAAFYDDRLAQMIDDARS
- the cysS gene encoding cysteine--tRNA ligase gives rise to the protein MTLSLTDTLSGVREPFEASGDSVLLYVCGLTVSDDPHLGHARLWAQADILHRWLAHEGYDVRHVENVTDVNEKITARVGEREGWDTEADVARHYTNEVLQRMRDLNLLRAEVYPRVSEHVPEIVDLIETLVEKGYAYEANGSVYFDVTAFPEYGKLSNQEVDEVEEQGDPDERGEKRNPADFALWKADGVGADAVEEHRKHDHEGPLPTGETWESPWGEGRPGWHVECSAMSMTHLGETLDIHMGGQDLVFPHHENEIAQSEAATDQPFANYWLHVGFMQAGSEKMSSSLGNFFTVGDAVREFGPNVLRTFYASAEYRSQQAYTEDTIEEARRRWERLERAYETATEHADSADALTKTEDAAFRDTLAAARTEFEAAMNDDLNAREAMAELLEVAGAINRHVESGAPYDYRALREAIEFFEEYGEGVFGLQFGDATEGEAEIAEDLVELVLDLREEEREAGNYERADDLRDRLEALGVEVEDSDDGPSYRFD
- a CDS encoding DUF7523 family protein — encoded protein: MSTAAATREAVREQPFLLYALRAGVVNYTAAAEFLDDSAGETDAVATALRRFADDLPPFETADVDARVRMESGVGLVEAGSAEADADPLLSVGGAAVAPDAGSSTAVIAAGEVDVAALASVCGRLDAEDIDTEAAAVADGTLLVVVPRRDGVAALRAVENALDRVPV
- a CDS encoding DUF7524 family protein, with the translated sequence MSALSVHLNRERPRDIDAPASFVADGPFDVAVENHGGGSHVHVRLDETLSRVARLRDGSQYVGGDGIGHLRVDTRSIETPVTGTLTISVGYGAETATVEVRVEPSRESGYGIDVDDDLGTPQIEQREPPDAETVALLSLAGVALLAAAAVAVSVGSTVVVAAAAFVALITVVGVVLALA
- a CDS encoding OsmC family protein, coding for MSKQVTTVSEEGYESTTDIGDFSVDIDPGGESAPDTLESLLAAYGACYVPALRVGAKQRDVGDLGKLELSITGDLNDDDKLAAIQFDISAEADVSEADAQPAIDRAFELCKVHDALKTDLHAETTFDGGAF
- a CDS encoding metal-dependent hydrolase, which gives rise to MSFEVTWHGHSTWTVTVDDTEFLIDPFFDNPFTEIDPEEVDPDHVLITHGHADHIGDADRFEGTHFVATPEITGYLADNYDIDDSTGMNLGGTVELGDAFVTMVRADHSNGLDTGYGASGGMPAGFVISDKKPTQESDADATTFYHAGDTSLHTEMKDVIGPFLEPDAAAVPVGDHFTMGPAQAAIAVDWLDVDTAFPMHYDTFPPIEIETDDFVREVKATGSDAEVVVLDGDESYTLAE
- a CDS encoding XdhC family protein; protein product: MGVHRRAAELTDAGETVAIATVTEVEGSAPREPGATMLVRENGDIEGTIGGGTVEALTQEAALEAIEEREPRNERWELTRDGNTGMVCGGSMSVFINVFVGAPELIVAGAGHIAVPLSRMADEMGYDVSVVDDREGYADPERFPEATVYTGDYDEGIAEFGIGSNTAVAIASRSGTFDRIAAAEALQRGAYYVGLVASDTKADHVREGLREDGVDDEAMERLHAPVGIDVGGGAPEDVALSILAQLNRVRHGLPATPETSE
- a CDS encoding (2Fe-2S)-binding protein produces the protein MSTDSTDPDDTPSLGGDDDGGFDDPSRRQVIKGAIGGTLVAANAYLFNNVRQVAADDGSSDPGLREQVTGQVMLNVNGRQRTATIADQERLTETLRNQLGLTGSKFGCDRAMCGACTVEVDGNPVYGCTYFTRDAVGTEITTIEGLESDGELHPLQESFVEGLGGQCGFCTPGMIMSAKSLLEENPDPSREEVKEALAGNLCRCGNYENEIDSVLAAAEEM